One genomic window of Chiloscyllium punctatum isolate Juve2018m chromosome 21, sChiPun1.3, whole genome shotgun sequence includes the following:
- the naa38 gene encoding N-alpha-acetyltransferase 38, NatC auxiliary subunit isoform X3, which translates to MADSNVAMASNSRQMLESLLNKSMRIQMTDGRTLIGLFLCTDRDCNVILGSAQEYLKPTDSLAHGEPRVLGLAMIPGHHIVSIEVEMDSVSSPPYM; encoded by the exons ATGGCAGACAGCAATGTGGCCATGGCCTCCAACTCCAGGCAGATGTTGGAGAGCTTACTGAACAAAAGTATGAGGATCCAAATGACCGATGGCAGGACATTGATTGGTCTCTTCCTGTGCACCGACCGGGACTGCAATGTCATTTTGGGCTCAGCCCAGGAGTACCTGAAACCAACAG ATTCCTTGGCACACGGTGAGCCACGAGTGCTGGGTCTGGCCATGATCCCTGGGCATCACATTGTTTCCATCGAGGTTGAAATGGACAGTGTGTCAAGCCCACCGTATATGTGA
- the naa38 gene encoding N-alpha-acetyltransferase 38, NatC auxiliary subunit isoform X2, whose product MQISLQDMADSNVAMASNSRQMLESLLNKSMRIQMTDGRTLIGLFLCTDRDCNVILGSAQEYLKPTDSLAHGEPRVLGLAMIPGHHIVSIEVEMDSVSSPPYM is encoded by the exons ATGCAGATCTCACT CCAGGATATGGCAGACAGCAATGTGGCCATGGCCTCCAACTCCAGGCAGATGTTGGAGAGCTTACTGAACAAAAGTATGAGGATCCAAATGACCGATGGCAGGACATTGATTGGTCTCTTCCTGTGCACCGACCGGGACTGCAATGTCATTTTGGGCTCAGCCCAGGAGTACCTGAAACCAACAG ATTCCTTGGCACACGGTGAGCCACGAGTGCTGGGTCTGGCCATGATCCCTGGGCATCACATTGTTTCCATCGAGGTTGAAATGGACAGTGTGTCAAGCCCACCGTATATGTGA